Below is a genomic region from Brassica rapa cultivar Chiifu-401-42 chromosome A08, CAAS_Brap_v3.01, whole genome shotgun sequence.
ttagttttcgtttaattttaaaataaattgtatagtTAATTTGTTTTcgttggtttaaggtagtaaagattaatatttaaaaaaatatttataattttaaaagttaacatcgacaaatatttaaataattaatatatggaAGTAtagtattataatattaaatcatatctatttaatttatactatctataaattcAGTGGATCATATATTGTtctaattattgatagcccaataaaaatttctattagacccaaaatttaaatgataagattagaaattaaatgtaacatgactttttaggaataggtccattagatctatttttaaaaaaaatcacacataaatcaatgttgtgacttttgttttaatatataagatacacATAATTCTTACAAACAAACACATAATTCTTATTACAAACAAACCCATAGTTCTTACAAATAACTGCAAAAGAGAAAATTAGGAACACGTATTTACAAGAGAAGTTGACACTCTTGGCGTTATCGTCAaccaaaaatacttgaaaaaaGTTTGGATAGGAATATCATAAGATAAGATAATAACGACGAATAAGTCAATATCTAGGTTTTGTTGGTTTGTAACCTTTgagtgtgatttttttttttggctaagtggacatatttaaaaagttttggaaaatttcaaataatattcGTTCTGTTTGATCATAATtagattcttcttctcctttggtACGCCTTTAATGGGTCCTTGATTATTTTTCAAATCAAGATATTGACCCTTCAACTACGTAATTATCAAATGAGTCGGcactcattttataaatatacttTTTCTTTATTCAAACAAAGCTCccatttatataataacaaacTTGAAATTCATTCATACAACTCATCCACACGTGTTGGGTTCCAATTTGAGACTTTTGCTTCAAGAATCacactagatctcgatccgcgcaaccgcatagatttttgttttcatttatttttatataaatattttgttttcaattctaaattggtatatattataatttatatatgtgtttatcaatttttaaaacataataaatttactgtatattttttcactgaatatattatttcaaactttcacatgtatttgcatctttttctatatatattcttagattattatttcattattaaaattgtaactatatatataaagattagtaaaatattgttttattgtcatattcaaagatattgtaacatttcataaatttagaaagttaaaaaaaaagtaaatttttcgctttatagatttatattatcgagtaaataattaaataattgttattttttaatttttaaaataaactatatagtttaaaatttgttttcattggtttaaggtagtaaagattaataatttttgatttttattatttaaaaaaaaaattataattttaaaaattaacatcgacaaatatttaaatatttagcatatagaagtatagtattacaatattaaattatatctatttaatttatactatctataaatccaatggatcatttattgtttaaatccaattattgatagTCCAATAAAATTTCTGGTAgtcccaaaatttaaatgataaggttagatattaaatataacatgactttctaaaaatatgtctattttaaaaaaaaatcatacatgaatcaaaattgtgatttctgttttaatatataaaatgttgacggatgtttatatatatatatatatatatatatatatatatatatatatttatttattttgtaaatactaCATCAGTAAATAACCTAATACATGGTTTTGTAACGTTAGATAATTATGCATAACCTGCTACATgttttattcaaataaatatacatGATCAATACTTTTAACTACGGATCCTATACATACAGTTATTGTtatagttttcttaatataagaaaacatctaaaataatcatagaaaataagaaaaacaaaattttatgttttaaatataataatattctaaaaataataatgatattttatttttatttttagtattaaatttatttatatctaaaatataacaacatgaacctatataatattttattctcattttataaaaataaatatagggtctcattgaaatattttatttaatcaaaCCTGTATAtacttcttttaaaaaaatcaacattaaaagcattttattaaaaaagtatctccgaataaaaaataagataaaaaataagttctgaaataaatatttgaaaagcaCATGAAGATTTTATGAAACAAATAAATTGGTTAAATTGTCCTTTAGTATTGgttcatatttacaaaattaaataataaatgcactacatattaataattttcttgTTCGAATAAAAATGTTCTAATCATTGTTTTTTGTTGTCACTGATGTACTGAGTTTTGTACTTATGTTTTAACAAGCTAAAACAAGAAAACAgaatataaagttaaaaaaatgttttggttGTATGTTTCAAATGATCAGAAACGGCATGCGTGGGTGGCAAGGATTGGTATTTCTACAGCCAGAGAGATAGGAAATACGCGACTGGGCTGAGAACAAACAGAGCAACGGCCACCGGATATTGGAAAGCCACAGGGAAAGACAGAGCCATTCTAAGAAAGGGCAAGCTTGTTGGGATGAGGAAGACATTGGTGTTTTATCAAGGTCGAGCTCCCCGTGGTCGTAAAACTGATTGGGTCATGCACGAGTTTCGTCTCCAGGGTTCCTTTGATCCTCCTACTCTGAACTCTCCAGAGGTACAGGAGGAAGACTGGGTCCTGTGTAGAGTGTTCCACAAGAACACACAAGGAGACAACATGGGAAGCTGTTTTGACGAGACAGTCTCCGCTTCTCTTCCTCCACTGATGGATTCTTACATCAACTTTGACCAAGAACCCTCTTCTTACCTCGGTCATGATCAGCACTTCTTCACCAATGAGCAAGTGCCCTGCTTCTCCAATTTGTCACAGAACCAAACCATACACTCAAACCTAACCGACTCAGTCTCTGAACTCGAGACTCCTTGCAAGAACCCTATCCCCTTGTTCACTGGTGGTTCATCCCCCGCCATGCTCCCAGGGCTAGATTCGTTCAGTTCATCAGATCAGATGGTCCTCAAAGCTCTACTCAGCCAGCTCACTAAGATCGATGGAGGCATTGAGGTCAAGGAATCACAAAGTTACGGGGAAGGGAGCTCCGAGAGCCTCTTGACCGACATTGCCATTCCAAGCACTGCTTGGAATTGATGACGATGGTCGAGTGTAGTAGTGTGAGAGTCATTATTGCTATATTCATATTCATGATTGGAACTATTCTTCAAGGGTGCGTGTCTGATTGTACAAACATTTCCCTCACTCTTGTTACAACTCATGTAAAATACCACTTGAGACATTATTATACATATGAATTTCATCAGATAGTTCATTTCTTTCGGTGTaactattaaacaaaaatactatATAAGACATCAATACCAATGAACATGATGGAATAATTGATTGTACAGCCAAGGGCCAAGGGTACTGCTCCCAGCAGAACTTGTGAACAAAATCAATGTTTACTAATAGctgattaataattaaaaaaaacaaagaaaaacaaagcagaaaatgaatcaaacttgtatcttaagttgtgtattttactttatagctttttttttttactttatagcTTTATAGCTTTACTAGTTGTCAAGATCTTATATTTGGTCTACTAATTTTtgtaactttaaattttatgCACAACTAAGAAAAACAAAGCAgaaaatgaatcaaaacttgTATCTTaagttatgtattttattttattttattagtatgTATTAGTTTGTCTTGTAAGTTTCGACGAGATATCCCCTCCATTTGCCAAGAAAAGAATGTCAAAGTTGGTTTTTACAGGTGTCAATATTCCGCCTCatatctcttctttcttctctctggTTTGTGCTTCAGGCACGGTTCATTGTTCCGGACGAGCGTCCTCGGCTCCAAGACTATTGTTTCGACAGTCCTGACAGTGAATTTTGAGATTTTCAATCAAGACAACGAGTGTTTCATCAAGAGTTATCCAGAAG
It encodes:
- the LOC103832544 gene encoding NAC domain-containing protein 21/22 gives rise to the protein MESEEEKESSISMVEAKLPPGFRFHPKDDELVCDYLMARSLGHNTKQPPPLLLIQVDLNKCEPWDIPKTACVGGKDWYFYSQRDRKYATGLRTNRATATGYWKATGKDRAILRKGKLVGMRKTLVFYQGRAPRGRKTDWVMHEFRLQGSFDPPTLNSPEVQEEDWVLCRVFHKNTQGDNMGSCFDETVSASLPPLMDSYINFDQEPSSYLGHDQHFFTNEQVPCFSNLSQNQTIHSNLTDSVSELETPCKNPIPLFTGGSSPAMLPGLDSFSSSDQMVLKALLSQLTKIDGGIEVKESQSYGEGSSESLLTDIAIPSTAWN